One Cryptococcus decagattii chromosome 9, complete sequence DNA window includes the following coding sequences:
- a CDS encoding phosphomethylpyrimidine kinase, with product MASGNEPSLEPRTRPHVMTIAGSDSGGGAGIQADLKTIEAFGCYGSSVLTGLTAQNTLGVQAVHVVPTDFVIQQLQSVISDELPKAIKLGMLTCASTIRAVAREVSKLNTTIVLDPVMISTSGHTLLPEDAMEALYELYPHVDYLTPNIPEAKKLSGWGHEVKNLDDMIELAKKTNERTKSLSVLLKGGHAVVSREEVLKYVGKYEVVWEEGDDEDDTVEVYNEYKDSLNMNVKPQKDLVVDLLVKEGEIVAMFVGNKVHSQSTHGTGCTLSAAIACSYAVSTGAADAKSLIPIFKRAIGYTQSAIATAFPFGHGHGPLNHGHLTMRRALPFPTKHNPHPFLTHLIQSDLPLWKSYVRHPFVVQLGKGTLPRKCFEHYIKQDYHYLKHYARAHALGAYKADSFEDIKAFTEISLHIARESTMHVAYCQEFGVSLADLEATPESANCSAYARYVIDIGTQGDILDLYMAVASCLVGYGEVGLWLKKQVVKGEAKVEGNLYGRWMSDYGGKDFLGAVNRGIENLERRVAQDPPSPERLVKLTNIWQECVRLESGFWDMGLNSL from the exons ATGGCAAGCGGAAATGAACCGTCATTGGAGCCCCGTACCAGGCCTCATGTCATGACCATCGCTG GGAGCGACTCAGGGGGTGGTGCTGGTATTCAG GCCGACCTCAAAACGATCGAAGCCTTTGGATGTTACGGTTCATCCGTATTAACTGGCCTTACTGCGCAAAACACACTTGGTGTCCAGGCCGTCCATGTCGTACCGACCGACTTTGTCATCCAGCAACTCCAGTCTGTCATTTCAGATGAACTCCCCAAAGCCATCAAGCTCGGCATGCTCACTTGCGCCTCTACCATCCGCGCTGTCGCTCGAGAAGTTTCCAAGCTCAATACAACAATTGTTCTTGACCCTGTCATGATCTCTACCAGTGGTCACACTCTTTTACCGGAAGATGCTATGGAGGCGCTCTACGAGCTTTATCCTCACGTTGACTATCTTACGCCTAATATTCCAGAAGCTAAGAAGCTTTCCGGATGGGGTCATGAAGTCAAGAACTTGGACGATATGATTGAGCTCGCAAAGAAGACCAACGAGAGGACGAAATCTCTATCTGTGCTTTTAAAAGGTGGGCATGCGGTTGTTTCTCGTGAAGAGGTGCTTAAGTATGTCGGAAAGTACGAGGTTGTCTGGGAGGAGGGggatgacgaggatgacACTGTGGAAGTGTATAATGAATACAAGGATTCACTCAACATGAATGTCAAGCCTCAAAAAGACCTTGTCGTTGACTTGTTAGTAAAGGAAGGCGAGATTGTGGCGATGTTTGTGGGAAATAAGGTGCACAGCCAGAGTACCCATGGTACCGGATGTACCCTCAGTGCGGCTATCGCTTGTTCTTATGCCGTCTCAACCGGCGCAGCAGATG CGAAATCCTTGATACCCATCTTCAAAAGAGCGATCGGTTATACCCAATCTGCTATCGCTACCGCTTTCCCATTTGGTCACGGTCATGGCCCTCTTAATCATGGTCATCTCACCATGCGCCGAGCTCTCCCTTT TCCAACAAAACACAATCCTCATCCCTTCCTTACGCATCTTATTCAGTCTGATCTTCCGTTATGGAAATCCTACGTCCGACATCCATTCGTCGTTCAACTCGGTAAGGGTACCCTACCCAGGAAGTGCTTTGAGCATTACATCAAGCAAGATTATCACTACCTCAAACACT ACGCGCGTGCTCACGCTCTCGGTGCTTACAAAGCCGACAGCTTTGAAGATATCAAAGCGTTCACCGAAATATCCCTCCACATCGCCCGAGAATCCACCATGCACGTAGCCTATTGCCAAGAATTCGGTGTCTCCCTCGCCGACCTCGAGGCAACTCCCGAATCAGCCAACTGCTCTGCCTACGCGCGATACGTCATTGACATCGGGACCCAGGGAGACATCCTTGATCTCTACATGGCTGTGGCATCTTGTTTGGTTGGTTATGGCGAAGTGGGATTGTggttgaagaagcaggTGGTTAAAGGGGAAGCAAAGGTGGAAGGGAATCTGTATGGAAGGTGGATGTCAGATTATGGAGGGAAGGATTTTTTGGGTGCAGTGAATCGAGGTATTG AAAACCTCGAACGGCGTGTAGCTCAAGACCCACCATCTCCCGAGAGACTCGTGAAGCTTACTAATATTTGGCAGGAGTGTGTCAGACTCGAGTCTGGGTTTTGGGATATGGGTTTGAATTCACTATAG